DNA from Dendrosporobacter quercicolus:
CCGCTGCTCATCACTGAAACAGCCCGCTCGGTATCACTTTGGATCTCATTGATTAAGCCGGCAATTTGCTTAGCCGCCTCCTGCGACTGCTCGGCAAGCTTTCTTACCTCCTCTGCTACTACCGCAAACCCGCGCCCTTGTTCGCCGGCTCTGGCCGCTTCAATGGCTGCATTTAAAGCTAAGAGGTTGGTTTGCCCGGCAATGCCGGAAATGGTATCCACAATCTGGCCGATTTCATTTGACCTTTCGCCCAGCTTTGCCACAACATCGGCTGAACTGATTACCGTCTTGGCGATATTATCCATCTGAGCCACTGCCGAATTTACCGCCGTTTCACCAGTACGGGCCGCACCGGCGGCCTTGCCGGATGCTTCGGCCACTACACCGGCATTGGCTGCAACCTGAAAAATACCTTCTGACATCGCTTCAACAACGGTAGTTGACTGATTGACGGCATTTACCTGTAATTCAGCCCCGCGTGAAACCTCGGCTATGGTACCGGCAACCTGATTGGTTGCCTGGGCAGACTCACCGGCGCTGGCGGTAAGCTGCTGCGATGCAGTCGCTACCTGCTCACTGAGAAGCCTGACATTGCCGACAAGTCCGTTTAAATTGCGGATAGTGTCATTTAAAGCTTTCCCCATCATGCCAATTTCATCACTGGACATGATTTTAACTTCCTGGGTTAAGTCACCGCTGGCAACCAAATTCAAGGTATCCACCGTATTGTTTAATCGCCGGGCGATCATCTTCGCCAGCAGCCAGCTGGCGGCTGCCGAAATTGCCACCGCTGCAATTGTCAGCACAATAATCAGATTCTTGGCGGTGCTCGCATTGGCTTCTCCGGCCTTATTGGCGTCATCGCTGGTTTTGGCATTAAAATCAGCCAGTTCTTTAAGAATTGCATTTACCTTAATCAAATGCTTGCTGGCATTTTGCGAAAAATACCCATAGGCCTCTTGTTTTTGACCAGCCTGAGCCATAGCCAGCGCTTTTTCCCGCTCCACCCGGTACAGCCCGATTTCCTCATCTAACTCAGTAATCTTTTGTTCTTCAAAAGCCGTTAGCCTGGCATTCTTATAATCAGTCATTGTTTGATTGGTCTCAGCAGCCAGCGTCTTAATTTCAACCAGCGTCTTTTGCTCCGCGGCCTTATCAGGGTTACCCAGAATGATTTCCAGAATCATGCCATGAACAGCACTAAAATTGTGCCGTGTTTCATTAAGTCTTTTCACCGGCAGCAAACGGTCATGGTACATTCCTGACATTTCATGACTGATTTGATTGGTATAATAGTAACCAATGCCGCCCATAATCAGGAGAAATAATGCCGATATCATTACTGCAACCATTATTTTTGTTAATACTTTTAAATTATTGAACCATTGCAATTCTTTGCACTCTCCTTCGTCACCCTTATGCAAGCAAATACCCTAAAATACCTCTTGCCGGCAGCCGGGCAACAAAAAACCAGACATAAAGTCTGGTTTTACACTTATGTCAAGCGGCAGCCTGGCAATCATTAATAAATATTGTTAGACCCATGGCTTTGCGTCCTTATCTTTCGATAAGTTTGCCTATAAAGTTGAATTAAAATTGGGTACTGCTTGTTTTTACATTATACCCATTCTCAATTGCAAAAGCAACAATAAATTACAAATTCCGATACAAATTTCCTTTTTTTCAAATTCCCGGTAATCAGACATTTTCTCCAATACACCCGCCCGATTGCCGTCCCGACTGCATTGCATATTTAGCTAATTTAGCTTATAGTTATAAATAAACTCAATTGGTTAGGAGACAATCAATGACCCCTAAAGCTGAATTATTCGAACTAATAGAAAAACTGCCTGAGGACAAAATTCCTCAGGCGATTGAGACAATCAACGCCCTGCTTGGTCTGCAGCCGCCCAATAACAGCCAACCGACGGCAACAGCAGATCCCGAACGGCCGCTCAACGAGCTGTTAACCGCAATCATTGGTTCTGTAACCAATTCTTTTTACGACCTGTCAGTTGAAAATGAACGAGCCGGAGCAAAAATCATTGCCAAACGCCTCGGTTTCTCCCGGACCAGAATACTGGAAGCCTGGGATGTCTATAAAAAGAGCCGCCAAATTGACGTACATAAACAGTAAACGCCAGGGATGACACTTTACCTGCACCTGCAGGCAAAGTGTCATCCCTTAATGAATCATTTTTGACCAATCGCTTTTTGCAGTTTAGCCTGATTAATATTATAATCATATAGCGCCTCGGTATAGTTTGTTCCAGCCTGGGTCAGCGCCAGCTGCGCATCAATAACATCAAGATTGGTGCCCGCACCGGCGTAATATTTCGTCTGGGCAATCTTTAAATCTTCAGTCGCCTTATCCACGGCGACCTGAGTAGCGCCAATCCTCTTTTCAGCCTCTTTCATGCTCAGATACGCCTGACGCACCTCCAGTTCAACGCTATTGCCGGTTTCTACAGACTGCTCCCGGGCCTTATTCAGGGAGCTCTCTGCCTGTTTAACTTTGGCGCCGGTAACGCCGGAATCAAAAATATTCCAGTTGGCCATCAAACTCAGCGACCAGTCATTTTCGTTACCGGGGAATTCAGTGCCGCTCCAGCCTTCGGCGGCGCTGAACGTCACCGTTGGCTTGCGGTTGCTGTTGGCGACCTTTATCCCTTTTTTCGCTGATTCAATACTCAGCTGCGATTGCTCAATCTCCGGACGATTTGCCACAGCCTGGGCAATGGCATCCGCCAGAACGATTTCGCTTTTCACATACCCCAGTTCATCCTTAAGCTTATTTTCAGTATCTAACGGCATCCCGATGGTATTATTCAGGGCCGCCATTGCCAGATCATAACTATTCTGGGCTTTCGTTAAATTTTGCCGGGCATTGACCAGCTCGACCTCTGATCTGAGAACATCGGACTTGGCTACCACACCGGCTTCAAACTGCGCCTGCACTTTATCCAAATGCTCAGCGAGATTATTTACCGTCTCCTGATTAACGGCTGCCAGGTTCAGGGCCTGCAGCACATCATAATAGGAGGTTGTTGCCGCTAACCTGAGCTGCTGCTCGGTTTTAGCTACATTGAGCTTTGCACTGTCGGCATTTAACTTGGCTTGATCAATCAACCCTTCATTACGTCCGCCTGAATAAAGCGTCCAGTTCAGCTTCAGCGAGGTACTAAAGCTATCGCCATCAGGCGCAGCTGAAGTGTCCGGTCCATGCGTCCCGCCGGTTCCGACCGATACTGACGGCCCCGTTCCGGCCTTAGCCTCGCTAAGGCCCCATTCAGCCTTTTCCTTGTCGCTTACCGCCATTTTAATTGACGGATTGTTTTTAAGCGCAGCCGCCACACTATCATCCAGAGAAAGCTCCTGCGGCGCTGCCATAACGCCGGCGCTGTGTAAAAACAGCACCCCGCCGCTTAACATAATGCTGAACGGCTTCTTCCATGAACTTTGCTTCATATTTCTCACCTTTCGACTGACCTCTGTGGCCATGATTTTATCATCAATTGCGCCACCTTGTTTAAGTTAACATAATAATTTTAATACTTTCTGACTGATCAGTCAATTGGTAAAAACTTAGCAATTGTAAAACATCAAAAAGAGCTTCCGGCCGATTCTTCGCGGAAGCTCTTTTTTTGTTGTTCACTGCATATTTCCCGGAAACTTGCAGCTATTCATATCGTAAAGCATCAATCGGATCAAGCAGAGCAGCCTTGCGGGCCGGATAAATGCCAAAAAACAAACCCACTCCGACTGAAAAACCAAAGGCGGCAACAATCGCAAATGATGAAATAACGGTTTGCCAGCCGGCAAAATGAGAAACCAGATAGGAGGCGCCGATGCCCAGGACAATTCCAATGCTGCCGCCTACAACACCGATGACAACGGCTTCAATTAAAAATTGCAGTAAAATATCCTGGTACTTGGCCCCCAGAGCTTTACGAATGCCAATTTCCCTGGTGCGTTCGGTAACTGACACCAGCATGATATTCATAATGCCAATTCCGCCTACCAGCAACGATATTGCAGCAATATTGCCAAGCAGCAGCGTTATGGTCTGGGTAGTTTCAGCAGCGGTATTCATGACGCTGACCATATTGCGAATCTGAAAATCATCTACTTTGTCGCCGGTAATTTTATGCCTGCTGCGCAGCACAGCGCTGAGATTCTCCTGCACCTGATCGATGATGTCGGTGCTTTCGGCCTGAATGCTGATCATATGAAGATAAGAAATACCCATCAGCCGTTCCTGAGCAGTAGTCAGCGGTACAATAATCGTATCGTCCTGATCCATGCCGCCGCCGCCCTCGCCTTTACTTTCCAGAATCCCAATTACCTTAAACGGGGCATTGTTAATTCTGATACTTTGGCCAATAGCGTTGGTGCTGCCGAATAAATTTTCCGCTACCGTCGGTCCGATGACCGCTACCCGGTTTCTGGTATCAACGTCCTGAGAAGTAATAAAACTACCGCTTTGGACAGCGGTATTGCGAACAGTCTGATATTCCGGGGTAGTCCCCTGAATCCGGGTTGTCCAGTTCTGGTTGCCGGCAATCACCTGGTATGAGCTGCTCACGCTTGGCGCAACCAGGCTTATCCCCGCAACCTCACGGGCAATGGCCTGGGAATCCTTGAGCGTCAGGGTAATATTCGAGCCGGCGGCCTGCCTGGCGCCTGAGGCCGAAGCGGCGCCGGGCGTAACCATGATCAGATTGCTGCCCAGGCTGGCAATCGAGGTTTCGACCTTATCCTGCACTCCCATACCGATGGAAATCATCGCAATGACTGCGCCAACCCCGATAATGATCCCCAGCATAGTCAGAATGGAGCGCAGTTTATTGGCAACCAACGCGTTTAAAGCAATAGCAACACTTTCACCAAACATATCATTACCCCTCTTTCCGCTCATCCCGCACAATCAAGCCGTCCCGGACATGAATGATCCGGCGGGCATGTTCGGCAATATCCGGCTCGTGGGTGACCAAAATAATCGTCCGTCCCAAAGAATTTAAATGATTAAATATCTCCATCACCTCGACGCCTGATTTGCTATCCAAGTTACCGGTTGGTTCATCAGCCATTATAATGGTTGGATCGTTCACCAGCGCTCTGGCAATTGCCACTCTTTGACGCTGGCCGCCCGACATTTCATTTGGCAAATGGCCCAGCCTCTGCTCAAGGCCAACCATCGCCAGCGCCTTTGCCGCCCGCTCATTTCGTTCGGCCTTGGCCACACCGGCGTATACCAGCGGCAAAGCTACATTTTGATGTGCGGTTATTCGCGGCAGCAAATTGAAATTTTGAAATACAAAACCGATCCTTTTATTTCTGGTTTCCGCCAGTTCATCATCACCCAAAGTCGCCACTTCCTGCCCGTCCAGAACGTAGGAGCCGCTGGTCGGCCGGTCGAGACAGCCCAGAATATTCATTAACGTTGATTTACCCGAGCCTGAAGGTCCCATAATTGCCGTAAATTCACCTTCGGCAATATGCAGAGTAACACCCGCCAAAGCGTGCACCGTGGTATCGCCCATTTGATAACTTTTGATAACACTGGTTAATTGAATTGTCAAATCACATTCCTCCTGTCAACGGATCCCTCCACGGCCCAGTCCGGGTATACGGATCGACTGTCCGGCGCTCTGGGCTTTGGCCGTCGTCAAAACCAGCTGATCTCCTTCATCAAGCCCAGCGGTGATTTCCACCCGGTCATCACTGACAATGCCGGTGCTGACCACAACGTTCTCCGTTTGTCCATCAGCTCTGAGCACCACCACATACTGCTGGTCTTTATTGGTTTTAAGGGCGGACAGCGGCGCAACCAATGTACTTTTGCTTTCACCGCTGTTGATTGAAACTCTGGCTGTCATCGTTGGCTTAAGTAAACCCTCCGGTGAATGAACATCAATAATTACATTATAATACACAACATTTTGATCAACAGTGGCCTTTTGCGATATGTTTGACACCACTCCGGTAAACGTCCGGCCGTTATAGGCATCCACCGAAAAAGTAGCCGTCTGGCCCACAGCCACCTTGCCGATATCCGTCTCGTCAACCTGCGTATCAATCTGCATCTTTGACATATCGGCAACGGTAAGAATAACCATTGGATTGGCTATCCCCGGAGCAACCGTCTGGCCGGCCGGAACAGGCTTGCCAATCACGACTCCGTCAATTGGCGACTTAATTACCGTATCGTCCAATTGCGACATTGCATCGTCGTAGTTGGCCTGCGCCACTTTATATTCCAGCCTGGCCGCATCCAGCTCCTGATCCGAAAGGGCGCCGATCTTGTTTAACGACTGGTTGCGGGTATAATTTGCCGCTGTATTCTCCAACCGTTCCCTGGCCTGAGACAGCTGGGCTTGCAGCCGTGTATCGTCAAGCAGCACCAAGACTTGACCGGCTTTTACCGGATCATTTTCCTTAACTTTCATTTCCGCAATCAAACCGGTTAATTTGGAGCTGATATCCACCATATTGACCGGCGTTATCGTACCGGTTGCCGACACAACTGAAAAAATATCGCTCCGTTCCACTTTTTCCACCTGAAGCGCAGTCTGGTCCGCTTTTTGAGATTCCTGAATCATTAGTCCTGCCCCTACTGCAATTGCCAGAATAATTCCTGTCACCAGCCACTTCTTATATTGCAAAACCTTCAGCCAGATTCCCCGCATGAGACACCTCCATTATGATATAAATTTCTAGATGTTACTACTTCGACAAATTTTCGATAATTCCCACATGAAAATTGTAAAATCAATTCATTTTTTGGGTAGCTGGTGACAGATAATGTGATTATAGTCAATGTCCTTTTGAATTTTCTTAGAAAGTGCCATTATATTGCAAAAAAAAAAAATAGCAGCTTCACGCTGTAAATTTCAATAAATTTTTCTTTTTTACAAAAAATTTGACCTTTTGACTTTTAGAATCAGGGATTATATAATATAGCCAGAAAGAGTAAACCAGCCGCGGCTGGCGCTCAAAAAAGCATATGCGAGGAGGGTTTGACTATGTTTGATTTAATTCCATTTGGCAAAGACAAGGGTTTGGCAAGGCGGGATAATGTATTCAACCAGTTAGTCGACAACTTCTTCAATGAAGATTTCTTTGCGCCGTTTACGGCGATCGGCAATGCCTTTCGCGTTGATCTGAAGGAAACCGAGCAAGCCTATCTGGTGGAAGCTGATTTGCCGGGTGCAGCCAAAGAAGATATTACTGTGCAGTATGCCAATAGTTACTTGACCATTTCCGCCAAACGTCAGGAGAACAAAGAAGAAGAGCAAGGCAGCTACCTGCGCCGGGAACGGCGCTACGGGGAACTGCAGCGTTCCTTCTATGTCAGCAACGTGCTGGAAGATAAAATAAACGCTTCATTTAAAGACGGGGTGCTGACGGTAACATTGCCGAAACAAAACACCGGGTTGAATAAAGTCAATACCATTACCATTGAATAAGCCAGCAGGCTGCCATGCTACTCAGTAGCATGGCAGCGGTGTTTTTGCCAAAACAGCCGGCCTAAAGAGCTGGGTTAGCGCGGTTTGGCCAGCGGCAGACTAAACTGAAATTTAGTGCCGACACCGACTTCACTATCCACTTTTATTTTGCCGCCATGCTTTTCAACAATCCATTTGGCAATAGACAGGCCTAAACCTGTCCCGCCCTGTTCCCGCGACCTTACTTTGTCGCCGCGATAGAAGCGGTCGAAAATGCGGGGCAGGTCGGCGGCGGCAATGCCGGCGCCGGTATCTTCGATGATCATGGTGGCCCAGTTGGCCTGGCGGCGGCAGCTTAAAGTGATCGTACCAGTCTCAGGTGTATACTTGATGGCATTATCAAGTAAAATGACAATTAATTGCTGCAAGCGCTCCTTGTCAGCGGTTATTTCAATATCATCCGTTAAATCCACTGCCAAATGAATTCCTTTCATCTCAGTCAGCGGTTTGAACTGCTCGGCAATGCCGCAAATGACATCATTTAAAACGACTGGCCCCAAATGAATCTCCATTTGGTTGGCATCAGCCCGGGCTAAAGTCAATAAGGTGGAAACCAGTTTGCTCATCCTCATGCTTTCCCGCACAACATTCGTAATCCGGAAGCTCTCGTCCTCAATTGTCCGCTCCGGGTGGCGCAGCAGCAACTCGGCATTACTTTTAATCACCGCCAGCGGCGTGCGCAGTTCATGAGAGGCATCGGCCACAAATTGGCTCTGCTTATCCCAGGCGTCCATAATCGGCACCAGGGCACGGCGGGCTAAATAAAAGCCGGCGCTGAGAATGGCGAGCATACTGATCACCATACCGGTTACGATAATCCGCAGTAAATGACTCAGTAACGAAACTTCCGAATCCACAATACCAACCGCAAGGACTTCCCGAACGCGATATTCCGTAAAATCCGCTTTGACCAACCGGTTATCATGGCCTAAATAAGGCATGCGCAGTATGCGGTAATAATGGTCGTCCAGTTTTTGCGTCTGGAGGGGTTCATTACGCAGCCGGTGTTGCTCAAATTGCGACAAAAACCGTTTAACATCATCCAATTCCTCAATGGGATAAGGATAAAGATTGACAATACTACCGTCAACATCCCGCAGCAGTAAAAAAACCCGTGGGTCAAAGTAGGCGCGCGGATACATTGACGGGGCGGGGCGGCCATTGGCAAGGCGAAATGATTCGGCCCGCTTAAACAGAGAATCATCGACCTTGTCAAACAGCTGAACAGCCACATAAGCGTACAGCGTTCCGCTAAACATCACTAAAATCAGCAAAAAAATTACTGAATTCAATAAAGTTAGCTGCCGCCGGGTTTTGTTGAACATTTTATTTCTCCTTTAACATAAAACCGGCTCCTCGTACGGTTTGAATGATATTGTCCCGTCGGAACGGGGCAAGCTTTTTTCGCAGGTAGTGCACATACAAATCCACAATGCCCTGTGTCGTTTCAGACTCAAACCCCCAAATCCGGTCAAAAATTTGCTCACGGGTCAGAATCTGTTCACTATTGATGACCAGAAACTCTAACAACTCATATTCTTTCACGGTCAGCTGCAACGCAGTCCCGGCAACAAAGCCATCGCGTAATTTGGTATTAACCGATACGCCGCCGTAACTTAAATCGCCTTCTTTACCTAAATTACCGCTTCTTCTTAGCAGGGCTTTCACCCGGGCCAGCAATTCAGGAACAGCAAATGGCTTAACCAAATAATCATCAGCCCCGGCTTCCAGGCCGAGTACCCGGTCTTCAACACTGTCTTTGGCCGTTAGCAGCAAAATCGGCACCGACATGGCATTAGACCGCAGGCTTTTTACAATTCCCAGCCCGCTCAAACCTGGCAGCATGATATCCAGGATAAGAACATCATAGATGCCTTGTTCGGCCATATACAGGCCTTCATCTCCAGAATCAGTTTGCTCAACAATATAGTTATCTTCCTGCAGCACGGCTACCACCACTTCGCGTAACGCCTTATCATCCTCAACAACCAGTATTTTCATTTTTCCCCTCCGGTAACATTGACTTCAATCCGGATGAGCCGGACATTTTTCTCCTGCCAGCCGGTCAAAAAATGTCAGTCGCTCATAATTCATTAATTCCTCTGGCGCCGCCTGTTCAATCAGCGCATAGCATTCATCGCATACTTTACCGGGAGCCGCTTTAATGACAGGTAAGGGCAAACCCAGGCGGGTTAAGCGCTCCTCCCGGTTGACTGCCACAACTGCCCCGGCGTCAACCGCTTCATTACTGGCCACCAGCAAGCCGATGTCGCTTTTATACTTCTGGTCCTGCCTAATCGTATATGGTTTGCCATATTTCCGGGAGAGCTTTACATATTTATCTACATAGCGATAATCAATATCGCCGCTATAAATCAGCCTGGCTGCTCTCTTATCCTGCAAAGCAAGCACAATTTCTACATAAACGGTGTTTTCTTCTACCTGTGCTTTGGTAAGCGCCCGTAAAACCCGTTCTTTAAACTCTCCCAGAAAGGCTGACTTTTCATCCGGCTTCAGCTCAGGGGCGCCATACACTCCGGCGGCAATGGTTTTCTCAAGTTCACTTTTATTATTCCAAGACCCGGTTATTTTACTGAACTCTTTTTCCATTGGTCCTCCTTTGTTTTTTTCTCATTATACACTATTATTTATTATCAGGATACTGCCTGTAAATTTTTACCACAATCGGCAGCTGAGCCCTACTAAATTAAGCAATGACAAGATTAGAAAGGACGGTCATCATACCAAAGCTGAATGATGACCGTCCTTTTGATTAACCAGCTCAGCTTTTCGGTAAAGCACGTTAGCCGCACTCGCCGCCGGTGCCGCGTAATATTTCCACCGCATGCCCGAGTACAGGCAGGATCACTTGCAGGCATTCCCGTACGCCTTTAGGACTGCCAGGCAAATTGACAATCAGGCCTTTCCCCCTGATGCCGGCTACCGCCCGGCTCAGCATTGCGCGGGAAGTCTGGGCATAGCTCTCACGCCGCATTGCCTCGGGCAGTCCCGGTACTTGGCGTTCAATTATTTTTAAGGTTGCTTCCGGAGTTACATCCCGTGGTGAAAAACCCGTCCCTCCGGTGGTCAGAACGAGAGCTGCTCCAAGTTCATCAATCAGTTCCGTCATCGCGCCGGCCAAAGCTTCAAGCTCGTCTGGCAGTACCCGGTAAGCAATCACCCGGCCCCCGATTGAAGCAATGAGTTTGGCAATCTCCCGTCCGCTCACATCCGGCCGTTCGCCGGCAGACCCCTTGTCACTGGCTGTAACCACCGCAACCGGTATTCCCCGCCAAAGGGCAATACGGTCGCCGGCAGTAATTGTACCGCCGACCAGTACCCTGGCAAAAATGCCTTCCTTGGGCATCACACAATCGCCGACTTGCCGGAATATTTCACAATGCCCATGACACTCCTTGCCGATTTGCGTTACTTCCAACAGTGCTTCACCGGCCTGTAAATAAGCGCCCACCGGCAATTGAGCGACATCCAGCCCCGCGATGGTCAGGTTTTCCGCAAAATCGCCAAAAGAAAGCTCCAAACCGCGTGACCGGCTGATTTCACGCATTTTTTCAATACTTTCAACACTCAATAAACTGATTTGACGGTGCCATCTTCCAGCATGGGCATCCCCCTCAATCCCCCAACTGGCCAGCAAATTCACCTTGTCTACCGGTTTTTTCCGCGTTCCCTTGGCTGTACTTAGGCAAACAGCGGCTACTGTTCCGGACATGGATCATCTTTCCTTTCAAATAGGCCGCTGGCCCCGCCTTCTTTATGGACCAGACAAATATTGGAGATAACCATGGCCCGGTCGACAGCCTTACACATATCATAAATGGTCAGCGCCGCCACCGATACTGCCGTCAGTGCTTC
Protein-coding regions in this window:
- a CDS encoding sensor histidine kinase, encoding MFNKTRRQLTLLNSVIFLLILVMFSGTLYAYVAVQLFDKVDDSLFKRAESFRLANGRPAPSMYPRAYFDPRVFLLLRDVDGSIVNLYPYPIEELDDVKRFLSQFEQHRLRNEPLQTQKLDDHYYRILRMPYLGHDNRLVKADFTEYRVREVLAVGIVDSEVSLLSHLLRIIVTGMVISMLAILSAGFYLARRALVPIMDAWDKQSQFVADASHELRTPLAVIKSNAELLLRHPERTIEDESFRITNVVRESMRMSKLVSTLLTLARADANQMEIHLGPVVLNDVICGIAEQFKPLTEMKGIHLAVDLTDDIEITADKERLQQLIVILLDNAIKYTPETGTITLSCRRQANWATMIIEDTGAGIAAADLPRIFDRFYRGDKVRSREQGGTGLGLSIAKWIVEKHGGKIKVDSEVGVGTKFQFSLPLAKPR
- a CDS encoding methyl-accepting chemotaxis protein, which translates into the protein MQWFNNLKVLTKIMVAVMISALFLLIMGGIGYYYTNQISHEMSGMYHDRLLPVKRLNETRHNFSAVHGMILEIILGNPDKAAEQKTLVEIKTLAAETNQTMTDYKNARLTAFEEQKITELDEEIGLYRVEREKALAMAQAGQKQEAYGYFSQNASKHLIKVNAILKELADFNAKTSDDANKAGEANASTAKNLIIVLTIAAVAISAAASWLLAKMIARRLNNTVDTLNLVASGDLTQEVKIMSSDEIGMMGKALNDTIRNLNGLVGNVRLLSEQVATASQQLTASAGESAQATNQVAGTIAEVSRGAELQVNAVNQSTTVVEAMSEGIFQVAANAGVVAEASGKAAGAARTGETAVNSAVAQMDNIAKTVISSADVVAKLGERSNEIGQIVDTISGIAGQTNLLALNAAIEAARAGEQGRGFAVVAEEVRKLAEQSQEAAKQIAGLINEIQSDTERAVSVMSSGTREVKAGTDAVAVAGKTFTDIVLLIDQVSGQANDISTAIQQIADGSEKIVDSVRDIDKISKDAAAQTQTMSAATEEQSAAMQEIAASSQSLANMAQQLQTAIDKFTV
- a CDS encoding ABC transporter ATP-binding protein, with the translated sequence MGDTTVHALAGVTLHIAEGEFTAIMGPSGSGKSTLMNILGCLDRPTSGSYVLDGQEVATLGDDELAETRNKRIGFVFQNFNLLPRITAHQNVALPLVYAGVAKAERNERAAKALAMVGLEQRLGHLPNEMSGGQRQRVAIARALVNDPTIIMADEPTGNLDSKSGVEVMEIFNHLNSLGRTIILVTHEPDIAEHARRIIHVRDGLIVRDERKEG
- a CDS encoding response regulator transcription factor, which produces MKILVVEDDKALREVVVAVLQEDNYIVEQTDSGDEGLYMAEQGIYDVLILDIMLPGLSGLGIVKSLRSNAMSVPILLLTAKDSVEDRVLGLEAGADDYLVKPFAVPELLARVKALLRRSGNLGKEGDLSYGGVSVNTKLRDGFVAGTALQLTVKEYELLEFLVINSEQILTREQIFDRIWGFESETTQGIVDLYVHYLRKKLAPFRRDNIIQTVRGAGFMLKEK
- a CDS encoding efflux RND transporter periplasmic adaptor subunit gives rise to the protein MRGIWLKVLQYKKWLVTGIILAIAVGAGLMIQESQKADQTALQVEKVERSDIFSVVSATGTITPVNMVDISSKLTGLIAEMKVKENDPVKAGQVLVLLDDTRLQAQLSQARERLENTAANYTRNQSLNKIGALSDQELDAARLEYKVAQANYDDAMSQLDDTVIKSPIDGVVIGKPVPAGQTVAPGIANPMVILTVADMSKMQIDTQVDETDIGKVAVGQTATFSVDAYNGRTFTGVVSNISQKATVDQNVVYYNVIIDVHSPEGLLKPTMTARVSINSGESKSTLVAPLSALKTNKDQQYVVVLRADGQTENVVVSTGIVSDDRVEITAGLDEGDQLVLTTAKAQSAGQSIRIPGLGRGGIR
- a CDS encoding TolC family protein, translating into MKQSSWKKPFSIMLSGGVLFLHSAGVMAAPQELSLDDSVAAALKNNPSIKMAVSDKEKAEWGLSEAKAGTGPSVSVGTGGTHGPDTSAAPDGDSFSTSLKLNWTLYSGGRNEGLIDQAKLNADSAKLNVAKTEQQLRLAATTSYYDVLQALNLAAVNQETVNNLAEHLDKVQAQFEAGVVAKSDVLRSEVELVNARQNLTKAQNSYDLAMAALNNTIGMPLDTENKLKDELGYVKSEIVLADAIAQAVANRPEIEQSQLSIESAKKGIKVANSNRKPTVTFSAAEGWSGTEFPGNENDWSLSLMANWNIFDSGVTGAKVKQAESSLNKAREQSVETGNSVELEVRQAYLSMKEAEKRIGATQVAVDKATEDLKIAQTKYYAGAGTNLDVIDAQLALTQAGTNYTEALYDYNINQAKLQKAIGQK
- a CDS encoding MOSC domain-containing protein gives rise to the protein MSGTVAAVCLSTAKGTRKKPVDKVNLLASWGIEGDAHAGRWHRQISLLSVESIEKMREISRSRGLELSFGDFAENLTIAGLDVAQLPVGAYLQAGEALLEVTQIGKECHGHCEIFRQVGDCVMPKEGIFARVLVGGTITAGDRIALWRGIPVAVVTASDKGSAGERPDVSGREIAKLIASIGGRVIAYRVLPDELEALAGAMTELIDELGAALVLTTGGTGFSPRDVTPEATLKIIERQVPGLPEAMRRESYAQTSRAMLSRAVAGIRGKGLIVNLPGSPKGVRECLQVILPVLGHAVEILRGTGGECG
- the hsp18 gene encoding heat shock protein Hsp18 — its product is MFDLIPFGKDKGLARRDNVFNQLVDNFFNEDFFAPFTAIGNAFRVDLKETEQAYLVEADLPGAAKEDITVQYANSYLTISAKRQENKEEEQGSYLRRERRYGELQRSFYVSNVLEDKINASFKDGVLTVTLPKQNTGLNKVNTITIE
- a CDS encoding ABC transporter permease translates to MFGESVAIALNALVANKLRSILTMLGIIIGVGAVIAMISIGMGVQDKVETSIASLGSNLIMVTPGAASASGARQAAGSNITLTLKDSQAIAREVAGISLVAPSVSSSYQVIAGNQNWTTRIQGTTPEYQTVRNTAVQSGSFITSQDVDTRNRVAVIGPTVAENLFGSTNAIGQSIRINNAPFKVIGILESKGEGGGGMDQDDTIIVPLTTAQERLMGISYLHMISIQAESTDIIDQVQENLSAVLRSRHKITGDKVDDFQIRNMVSVMNTAAETTQTITLLLGNIAAISLLVGGIGIMNIMLVSVTERTREIGIRKALGAKYQDILLQFLIEAVVIGVVGGSIGIVLGIGASYLVSHFAGWQTVISSFAIVAAFGFSVGVGLFFGIYPARKAALLDPIDALRYE
- a CDS encoding YueI family protein encodes the protein MEKEFSKITGSWNNKSELEKTIAAGVYGAPELKPDEKSAFLGEFKERVLRALTKAQVEENTVYVEIVLALQDKRAARLIYSGDIDYRYVDKYVKLSRKYGKPYTIRQDQKYKSDIGLLVASNEAVDAGAVVAVNREERLTRLGLPLPVIKAAPGKVCDECYALIEQAAPEELMNYERLTFFDRLAGEKCPAHPD